From the Trifolium pratense cultivar HEN17-A07 linkage group LG4, ARS_RC_1.1, whole genome shotgun sequence genome, the window taaattgtccaatttgagattaaaaattgtatataatTGCTTGTAATTATTACAGTAGTGAATCTTGGTCCCTACAAATTTGGAAAAGCAAAACGATCGAAGGAAGCAAGAGGGTATACATATAGTGAAATCGAGATTGATGGAGGCTTGACTTAAGGcatatttcttattttgaaTTCAAAATGAATATTTCAACCATGAAGGTAGGTAGGATGGCTCTTTTTAACCGGCTTTGTGAAAACCAAATCGATTATTATATTTGGTTATGAATTGGTTATGGACGGTTATTTTGGTTTATCCATGATGCTCATCCCTACATGAAGGAATTGTATTCCtttatttcaaatagattttcatcaaaatcatttttgaaatacagctttttgaaaaaattaggattttgaatatgttttaatcttcaataatgtatgtttatgttatatgatctcaaaattaatgtttcaatttagaaaaaacaaatataaaaaaacttgtaatattttgaaaaacggttttataaaatctattttaaaaaatacaaaaaaaaaaaattcaattttttaaaactgaAACAAACGGGCCCTATATCATTGGATTGTTAGGATTTTAAAATTGTAGCAAGTATCTTTTGAGAGGATTTGGTGGTAGGTTGTCACTTTCAATCGTGATATTGCTTGTCTTGTTTGAGTGTCAAACCACCATCTTGTGATAAAAATTGATCCAACatttgttgtcaaaaaaaaaataaaaaattgatccaACATTTGAGATTAAAATAGTGTGCACCAGTAACTGCACCAAATCAATTTCCTAAGACTACTGGGCAAAAGAAAGGAagcaattaaaatttatatgtaaGCATGCAAATATATCATCTAGATTCATCTGCTAAACTGAAGTCAATTATAATCCAAGCCTTCAAGGTGTGTATTTATATATCATACTATACGTGCAAATATCCCAAAAGCATGAACAACAATAATGGAAAGAATATCTGTAGAAAGAATAGGGCTTAAAAAAAAAGGCCCAATTTTTGCCTAACGGGGAGCTAGTTCCTTCAGCTCCACTATCACTGTATTGTAAATTTGCAATTGTATCTCACAGTAATAACATTTTCCAATAGCTACTACTCTTGATTCTTTGATACCTAGTTTTTATAGAGGTTAACTGAGATGTCACAACCAGTTCACATCAAGATACGAAGTACAGCGAGACCAACAGCAGAGATTGAAACAAGTGTTCCTATGCAGTATTTTATGACCTCGTATTTAGCGGCTTCCAGTTGTGCTCTTAAAGAATGAATCTCCTGAATATCATGAcacattaacaaaaaaaaaaaacagattgtCAATTTTTGGCATGAACTGAAATAGCAAGAAAATCAGTTTCTAAATGTCACGCGTATGCTTTGTACGTGTTTCTTTGGATGAACATTTGATAAGcataattttgaataaaatattttgtaaaatgaTTTGGCTAAAATTGAGTTTGAAATGAAGCGAATTATATTTAGATGTTTTTATTACCCTATCAAGTTTGTTGGTCAGGTTGTTAGTTTCAGCACTCTGATTTGACAGTTCCTCCCTAGTTCTCCTGCAAATGCAATGAATCATCAACTGTAGCAGTAAAAACAAGAATTCAAATAAGTTATGTAATCTTTGACAAACAGCACAtttgttcttttctttgctTACCCCCTTTCAAGGTTCAAATCCAATCGCTGTCCAGCAGTAACTTTGTCCATTTCATACCTGCATCACAAAACATGTGATTACACCATAAAAATCATAACATATCAAATAGGAACGGCTATGGTAGTTGATCAAGACCAATTGCTAAAACTGATAAAAATATACCTCAGTTCACTGCGCATCTTCTCTATATCATTCCTAAGCTTCTCAGTCTCATGTTGCAACAGTGAAAAATGGTGCCCCTGAATTATAAAATTTTCAGCATATTACAGCACCAGGCACACAAAACAAATGGCaccaataaaacaaacaaattaaagcaaACAAAAATTACCAGGATaaaggaaaaataacattaaagcCAGGAAAAAAAAAGGTAGCACAATAGTTCCCATTATAAGACAAATGACAGATGCTCTCCCAGCATTAATGTCCTAACATAATGCATCATAACCAACCAAGCATGCGAAGTGAATAAGTAAGCAATAGAAGTGTGCGCTCTGCGTATCTATGTACTACACTGTCTCATATTAAGCATCACTTCAGATATTAAGACAGATTaataaaagagatgaaaattagaatttcaaaaattaatatatgtcTAACCTGGACAACGTCGGGTCTCTACACTTGTTgtacataaaataataaaataaagagtgTAACAATTTCATAAAACCATCCTTACTAATCATTGAGTGCTAACCATTGTCATAAATACATGGTGAAGTATAATTGTCTGGGGAATGATGCAAATAGTATTAATTTAGGAGTAGAatggaataaaatatttaatgttacaTTTAAAACATAAAGCGACACTTATTTCGTGACATTCTTCTTTTGTTAATATGAGACTTAACATGAGACAGAAAGAGTATTATTTTGTATCTTTCAATTTGGAAAAAGTTAATCAACATAATATTTTCCCATGATTAAATGAGATCAACTTTGAGGAGGATCACAATCAATGACCCAAGAATCTTAATCATATCAACAAAAATACAGCCCGTTTGGTTGGAGGATCTTCAGATATATAAGGTAACTAGACAAGAGATTTAATGAATTTTTCTGTCTTGGTTAAAATTTGTGTTCAATTCCTTCGCTTTCTATACTATCTGGTTTTACAAATATCAGATCAGAAGTTAGCAAGTTCCCCGTGGAAGTTTTGAACAAGTCATTGATTATCCTCAGCAGCAGAAAGTTAATAAGAAAACATGATTAAGAAACATGGCAGCAGCAAAAGTTTGAACAAGAACGATATCTCACAAAAGAAGTTTAGTATAAATCCCAAAATTGAATTGGTTCAAGAAATCCAACAATTAACCCATTAGTATGGTTGCAACAATTTCAGAAGTGTTCAAACTACATTGTTTTGGCGAAGCTAGTGGCCAAGTTATAAACTATCAAAAGTTGGCTCTTTTAGCAGAAATACGGAAGCAAACGCTCATGTCCTCATCTCTTCTCTCCTTGGTGTGTCTGAGGTAATTGGACAAGGTAAATATATTGGCCTCCCCTCCATGATTGGAAGGAATAAACGATCTATATTTCGagtttagaaagaaaaaaaaaaactcagaaTTTGAATTCTATATCTCTTTCTAGAGCAAGTAAAGAGGTGTTTATTTAAGTGGTTGCCCAGGCGATCCCTTCTTATAGCATGGGTGATTTCCTCCTCCCTTCCACTTTTGAAGATTAGAATGAAAGAATGTTAAACTCCTTTTATTGGGGTTCAAAAAAGAATGGTGGCGGTAGCATCAATTGGCTTCGTTGGAACAAGATGATTGTTCATAAAGATCATGGAGGCATGAATTTATGTGACCTAGACAACTTTAATCTCGCCATGTTAGGTAAACAAGGGTTGAAGCTTACAACAAACTCTTCCTCTCTCCTTACTCGGGTTCATAAAGCTAAATATTTCCATCAAACCAGTTTCTTGCATGCCAAACGGTCATAATCAAAGCTATACTTGGCGGAGTATATGGAGCACTATCCCTCTTTTATCTCTTGGTTGCAGATGGTATATTGGTGACGGAAGCAATATTAATGTCTGGATATTAAATCCACCAACTCATCTTGTGGATATTAAGGTGTCCCACCTCTTCAGTCCAGTGAACAACATGGGGAACAACCAGCTCATCACATCTCTCTTTAACTCTCAAGATGCTGCGGATTTATCGAACATAACCTTACACTCTAGAGCAGACCATGATGCAATCATTTGGAAAGCTTCCCACCATTGAATGTATACTGTGAAATCAGCTTATAAAATCTGCATGGAGGTTGCTGCTGAGAACGAGCCCATAGCTGTCCCTGGTGAGTGGTGAAAACTTTGGTCTCTATGTGTGCCTTCAAAAGTAATCTTTAAGAGGTTGTCTTCCCACAAGGATTAATCTTCAAAAACATGGAGTGACATGTTCTAACACTCGTGTAATGTTAGTGCCCTCTTGAGAATGAATGGCGCACTTGTTTTTTGACTGCAAGCACTTGATTGGTTGTAAGCTGGAAAATGTGGAATTACATAGAACACTATATGTCTATGTCTAGTAGCTACCGGTCTCACTTTTCTATTGTTAGCTACCCTACCTGAGGACCTCGAGCTTCATTTTGTCACTACTCTTTGGTGTATATGGTAATGTAGAAAAAATTGTCTTTGGGATCACAAACATGCTATTCCGCGGGCAATAGCAACCCACTCATTAGACACAATAAGTGACTACCTGGTGCAAAAAATGCCTCTGCTACGCTGGTTACAAACTCCACAAACCCTCCGCCTCTGCAGTCTTGGACGAAGCCGTTAGATTAGATGGTTATCTCAAATGTAATGTTGGTTGCACTCTCTTCCAAGCCGAATCCCACTTTGGTGTGGGTATTTGCTTTTGTGACAACTCAGGTGGGCAAAGACAGCTTGGTTTCAATCTCTTGGTACTGTACCTAAATGTGAAGCTACTGCTCTTCTTATTTCTTTGCAAATGGCAGCCACTCGTGGATATGAGAGTGTCTCTTTTGACAGTGATAGCCAAACCATTGTCAACGCTGTGCTGTATAGAAGTCCTAATGAAAATGAGTTAGGCTCTATTCTCGCTCAATGTAGAGCTATATTTTCTACTCATGTTAGTTTCAATCTAGCTTTTAGTCGGAGGCAAGCTAATAGAGTAGCCCATAGCTTTGCTAGAGCGTCTATATTTCAGTCTGACCCCTGATTGTTCTACACATGATCTATTTGTATTTCTACTCTTATTTTGGATTAAATGAATAAGTTATCTTtgattcaaaaagaaaaatacattgTTTTGGAAGTTAGTGACAACTTCTTGTTCATCACATGCAATACAAGAGAAGCAGTGAGTGGAATGAAAAGGAAGAAAACAACAGAAAGAGAATCCATCATCGGAAAAGATGGGGAAGAATAGTGAAGGAATTAATCTAATCACTTTAGTTATAACTTAGCCAAAAACTGCCATTAGCATATTTTATTGATGTACAGAACAAAGACAATAATGGGTATTTTGTGTATACCTAATACTTGGGGAGCAGGATGCGTATATACCCTAATATGTTTTGTCAATAAATAAATGCAAAAAATATTGTTCGTCCTGAATTAATGTAGCTAGCTCATGAAAAATTTTAATTGTACTTATGGCCTGGCATCACACCTATGTAGGATGCCTCCAGCCTgcaataaaaatatatgcagCAAAAAAGTTGTTTGTACAGCCCTTGCATGTTCACAACTAGTACCAACTCAGCATTTGTGAAACAAAATCGTAAAACATAAAATCCACACATAAGTATAACACTTCCTCAGAAGTCATAATCAATTAATACCTGTGAGCTTTGTACTTCTGATTTGAATTTGGACAGGTTGGACTCTTGAATCATTTCagtcttaaaaaaaacaaacaaaatagctCATATTAGTACACAAATTGTTATATTTCGGATTCTAAAATAAAGTCAACCATGACATTTTGCAACACAAAGACCACAATGGACACCCCACAGAATCACAACATCAAAGAACAAGTTACTTGACCgccaatttagtccctaaactcgTAGGAGTTAAgtaatttgatctcttaaaTTAACAAACTTCCAAAACGATTGCAAAAATCAAAAATCTTTTATCACATTATTCTTTTCAACTCAGATCAATAAATTCAGTCCCTAAAATCATCCCAAAGTAAATATAATTTAGGATTCAATAATTTCACAAATCACTTACAAACTTTATTAACTTCAGATTCCTAGCATAAATTGGCAATtcactaaaaataataaagtattTGGTATTAAAGGGTCTTACTTTTTGCATTTCTCCTTTTGATACCAATGCTTGAGACACATTTTCAAGACTATCATTCAAAACTTCAGTTATAGCAGCAGTTATAGCTTCAGCTTGCTTTGAAGGTACTCCTTGTGCTTCTAATCTCCTAACCTAGAAAACCAACAAttcaaaacaataaattaaaccgcaaaatcattaaaaataaaattcaaccattaagttataataataacatgcCTGGCCCCCCGGTGAGTTTGGCAGAATCACAATGTGTCACCCTAATTTAGGCAAAAACTACATTATTTAATTACGGTGCCACTGTGATTTGGTCAAACTCATCGGGAATCGGAACGagtaaaacaaaaactaaaaagggCACAAAAGGGAAAAGTGGAATTACAAGGGCCAATGTGTCAACGAGAAACAAGTGTTTGCCATTGGATTTGACCAATTGAGAAAAAGATCTTGTGGTTGAAAGTGGAGGTGAAAAATATGGATCGAATATTGTTGAAGTTTGAAACGAAGAAGATGATGGTGATGATTGTGATGGTGATAATCTGGAAAGCCCTAAACCTCTTAATCGAGATAATTGCCGCATATGCTTACAAACCGCGGCCATGGGAAAATCGAAGAAACGATTTGAGGTTtcgaatttgaatttgaatttgaatctgCGTGCAGAAAATCTTCAGAAGGATGAAAGTATgaggagaagaagaaagaaaaatagttGAGAAAGAGGGAAAATCGAATAATAAGGATGGAAtagaattaaattaaaaataattaaaaatagatgatgatagataataataaaaatatgaattgcGTGGGGAAATGTGAAATGGACGGTTACTTTTATATCGTAACGAATGGCCAATGGCAGTGAAGGGATGATGCGTTGTTTTGGAGTGTTTTTGTTGCACTTGCGATTAAAATCACCAAACCGTGTACAGAGTAGAGACAACTTAGACAAGGGGTTAAGAATTAGAACAAAAAACGCAAATTCAGTatatcttaattaaaaaaaataaattagtaaaatggtctcttaaagatattttagattttacattggtcatttaaagaaaaaatgaccgaataggtcccttaaagaagaaaaaaaatgtccgaataaatcctttaaagacatctccgttaatcagttttgtcccttaaagatatctccgttaatcagtttgattCTCAAATTATACTCGGAGAGAAAAagttatgttatgttattttatcattttgtaaaagttattttaagAGATGGGTGAACACCTATGCCAAAACATGAACCATGGtttcaataatttaaatttttttcgcAGCAAGTTGCCCATTACCTAGCTAAATTTGCTATTTCTTCTTGTTCTGATTTTGTTTGGATCCTTCTTGTATTTTCGCAGTTGTGGCTCTAGATTTATTGCCTCtttgattaataaaatcagacacttcaaaaaaaaaaaaaaaatagtttgttgCCTCTAAATAAACACTCCTGTAAACTGAATCATTTGATAATAAATTCTTAGGTATggctgtcaaaaaaaaaaaaaattcttaggTATGGAATATTCGATATTACACTAATAGTACAAAACCATTTTAAGAGATAGATGAAACTGAGATCAATTTCTTCTAAGAAATGTATACAGCACATccaaaacaattttgtttttttttttgacgaaaaacaAATTTCTTTTACTAACTATAATCTGTTCcattgacaaaaaataaaaaactataatCTGTTCCTTTactcaatataatttatatttctttcactgataagaaaatattaattacatattttttttgcttatgtaAGGGTACatgtgaaaatttaatttattttactatacTTTTTGGTCTTGCCCTCCTCCCTTCATCCAAATTTCTTGCTCTGCTCCTGACTGTATGCAAGAAACGCCATTATAAACTGGAAAACATGTATCTAACTGAAGTTGGTCTAAGATCTGTTGTGTAGCCCACAGATAAGATGAATGGCCTTCAATGTGATCTGTGACATCAACCTGCAAATCAAATAACACTCATTAACAAAAATACTAATATTTGAATTTCATGTCATGAACGATGTCTCAATAATGCTTATTATTGATAGGATTGCAACTTGcaaaaatattcatacattATCAAAGAGGATGAAGAAGTATCTTACATTTTGGATCCCAGGAATATCAACTGGTTCAATTCCGGCTAATCCTTTTGTGAGTAAACTGttcaaagtaaaataattaaatataattataatttcaaCTTTCTGCccattaaaatttaatctaCTTACCGTAGTACTTAAAATCAATTTGCACAAAATGATcgaaatattaaataattctaCAAAATTTACATAGTAATTATGCAAAAATTACGTAGACATACATTCAATCAGTTGAAAAGTAACCATATTATGACTATAAATCCCTAACCCTTTGCACTCCCTCATTTCAAAATTTTGGCAGACCCCAATATAACTGCAAACTTGGGTTAGATGGGAAACTGTTCACATGCAAAAAAGGTGTaacacaaaaaacaacaacatcCATGATATGACTAGCTAAGATTTTTCAATGTGAGTTTTCAGAATCATGAGTAGTAGGAGTGTATATGAGCTAATATAGTAGTATGGTATTCACAGGTACTATTCGAGCTTTGATTCATTTTAAGCTTGGACAAGTTCTATTGTTTGGTTAAATAACAAGGCCTGGGGATCGACacatgttttcaattttcattcatTGGTTGGGCGGAAAACAGAGGCCTGGGGATCGACACATGACATCCCATGACCTTTTAGCTGGAATAGAATAAAActcaattatttaaattaacTGAGCTCTAACTTTGTAGGGCTGACATGACATTAATAACTTAGGCTTGAAATTAAACTTCATTTAAATCATATAAGCTCTAACTTTGTAGGGTTGACGGTAATAACTTGGCAATAGCTTGGGTATTTTATTAACATTTACCTGGacaaatgtaattttatttttatatctacAACTTAACTACAATTTCCTACTGTCATATTTAAAATGAGTAACCATCATCCATCTTACaaaaattatactatttttataGTAACAGATTTTGCCTTCCAGTCTTGAgttatgttctttttttttttactattcttGAGTTATTTTCCTGAATACATCATCTTCGTCTTCTAGCATGAAGATGACACTTAAATACTAAATTTAACAGACTCTAAAAACAATTCAAGAAGAAATTTAGCAATGAAAAAGAAATGATTGATCCATGAAGGTGTTAAAGTATAAGCATCATATTTTCTAAACAATCCAAAATCAAGCTTCAGACTTGACTTGAGCCAAACTTGAGCAAGTTTTTCCACTGACAAGCCAAGCTTGTTCCTCATATTAAACCTCTATTTGCAAGCATTTAATCGGACCAAAGGTTCGTGAAAGTCAATTTGAAGTACATAAAACTTTGCATTGTAGAAATTCTACCACTATGTTTTTATGTACCTGGCACGAAAGGCAACTCCAAGCATCCAGTCATTCCTTGAATAAGCATTTATAAACCTTCCTGCTACCATCTACAGAATACCACGATTTtcagaagaaaaataaacattatcACAAAACAGATGAGGAAGTTTTATCAAGAGAAAAATTATATCCCCCCATATAAACCTTTCTAGCAGCTTCCCAATTCTCATCCTTGATTGGGATGGGTGCTCCAAGAAGTACAACTCTTTCTACTAGTTCAGCTGCCAATAAGGGTAAACCAAAATATTAATAAGAACATCTCATTTAATGGATAAACACACAGAGTACCCAAGGACATGGAATCATATATATGCCCCAGTGcaagagttaaaaaaaaaaaaaaaaaaaaaaaaaaaaaaaaactatcaatttAACACATCAAAGACAGACAAAGAGAGAAAGCTAGAAATACCTACCTCCATTTTCTGTTTTAGCCAAATACTGCAGGCACTTAAAAATAACTCTTGCCCCAAGAGAGTAACCTACAAGTGTCACAGGCCTGAAACTCATATATCAATATTATTGCATCATCTACGTTGTCTAATAATTGAagtaaaaaatagtaaaatacctATTTCCCTGCAATCCTTTCAATAATGCTTCAGCAAGCAACTTTCCTGCTTTATTTGATCTGAAAAACAGATTAACTAAGATAAGCATATCTAAGTGTAAACTACAGAAACTGTTCATAAACTTTTCTGAAATCATCACATTAACCCAAAAAGACAAATATAAACAGATCTGGATGTCTTATATATAATCCATTAATGGttttttacaagaaaattaTGGTATTTGACCCGCACAAGATGCAGATTTCATTTAGGCAGTAGGTCAAATTATATGTAGATTTCATCTTACAGGTGGAAAAGGTGAGCATCAGAATTCTAATTCCGTggaaatagaaaacaaaaataataatacaataaatatGGATGGTTTGGTGGTTGGATTTGGATATTCATCCAATCCATGAATCCTGAACAGGTTAAATTtccttaataatattttaacagtctaaaatatattagtagttttttttatccATCGATTATGACCGAGTCCAAAAACTGAGTGACACTTAGGTTAGATGAAGTCCTGAAAAAGCTGCATCTAGGAATAGAGTATATGATATATGGCAATGATGTTCCCCAAACACAGACTAATTCAAATTAGTTCCTTACACTTGTCAACTTCCATGACTCAGTAAAGTTTGATAGCAATTCACTAACTGTCCAGCAAAATCAACTGAAACCCTTGTGAAAATTTGAAATGTAATATAAATGTGTAGATATTTGATGAGATGCAAAACATAAATCTTATACACCTATTTACACTAACATTCTGGGTCAAGGACTATAGCAGTGTAACGGTGTGCAAATAGCAAAAGCCTAGCCCAATAACATTGCAAACATAATGACAATCCTAATTCCTAATACTCCAAGAGTCTAGCATCTTAAATTCCGTACATGATATCAAATGACAAAAGCACACAGAAGTTTTGCTCACGGCCAAGCATACTTTCTAGTCTACTATCAAGAAACAAAGTAACGAAGTAAACCTGTTAATAGCTATTGTCCATTTACTGTCAATGAAATCAGTTGCTGCAAGTAATGCAGCTGGCCAAGCCAGAGCAGTTACAAGTGTGCTCAAAACGGTCATCATTGCCCCTTGCTTCATCAGCTGCATTGCAAGTCCTGATGCAGGTCATGAAAATATTAGCATCATCATACACAACTGTACTTATATACTACTACTCCCTCCGACCCACAATAACTGTCACATTTGACCACTTcaaacatattaagaaaagaTGATAAATGAAAGAGAATGTTGCTTTTTACTAATTTATGCTTATTAACCATTGGTGTTTTTTCATTATCATAAATGCAAAgtggaaaataaaaatttaagagtGATGCACATAGTATTAATTAGAGGatacaattgaaaaaaataaatcaattaaattacaTTGAAAATTGTAAGCGGCACTCTTTCTGGGACAATATTTTTGTAAATGGGACAATTATtatgggacagagggagtatagaGTAATAATAACTAAGTGACAgaaatccaaattccaaaccT encodes:
- the LOC123923439 gene encoding protein FMP32, mitochondrial-like, giving the protein MAAVCKHMRQLSRLRGLGLSRLSPSQSSPSSSSFQTSTIFDPYFSPPLSTTRSFSQLVKSNGKHLFLVDTLALVRRLEAQGVPSKQAEAITAAITEVLNDSLENVSQALVSKGEMQKTEMIQESNLSKFKSEVQSSQGHHFSLLQHETEKLRNDIEKMRSELRYEMDKVTAGQRLDLNLERGRTREELSNQSAETNNLTNKLDREIHSLRAQLEAAKYEVIKYCIGTLVSISAVGLAVLRILM